In Nitrososphaerota archaeon, one genomic interval encodes:
- a CDS encoding glutamate synthase-related protein, which yields MKSYVLPDFNVTIDRETCTVCRGCVIQCTFNVYSFNKEKNRIDIDMNKCVDCQRCITFCPEDSITVTPTPIQYRQNASWSRENIRNIAKQAEAGGILLTGMGCDKPNFTYFDRLLLNASQVTNPSIDPIREPMELRTYLGSKPSLVNISSTGESLTDISLESPQLQVEIPILFSAMSFGSVNLNVQETLARTAVTSGTYFNVGEGGLNPKLNKYADHLVLQVASGRFGVHKGYLDAGAAVEIKIGQGAKPGIGGHLPGEKVTEEISATRMIPQGTDALSPAPHHDIYSIEDLSQLISAIKEATDYSKPVIVKIAAVHNSAAIASGIVRAGADIIAIDGMRGATGAAPQVIRDNVGIPIEMAIASVDSRLNQEGIRNKVSLIAGGGIRSSSDVVKAIALGADACYIATAALIAMGCTVCQKCYTGKCPWGIATMDPMISRRLNPDIAAKRVENLIRGWSLEIKEMLGGMGINSVESLRGNRHQLRGVGLTERELEILGIRMVGS from the coding sequence CGACTTTAATGTAACTATCGATCGAGAAACATGCACCGTCTGTCGCGGCTGCGTAATCCAATGCACCTTCAACGTGTACTCCTTCAACAAGGAGAAGAACCGCATCGACATCGACATGAACAAGTGTGTTGACTGCCAACGCTGCATCACATTCTGCCCTGAAGATTCGATTACTGTCACTCCCACTCCAATCCAGTACAGGCAGAATGCCTCTTGGAGCCGAGAGAACATCCGAAACATCGCAAAACAGGCTGAGGCAGGAGGCATACTTCTCACAGGCATGGGCTGTGACAAACCAAACTTCACCTACTTCGACCGCCTACTCCTAAACGCGAGCCAAGTAACAAACCCCTCAATAGACCCTATACGTGAACCAATGGAGCTACGCACATACCTAGGCTCGAAACCAAGCCTAGTGAACATCTCCTCCACAGGTGAGTCTTTGACAGACATCTCCCTAGAGTCACCGCAGCTACAAGTCGAAATCCCAATACTCTTCTCAGCCATGTCCTTCGGCTCAGTCAACCTAAACGTGCAGGAAACGCTTGCAAGAACCGCTGTCACAAGCGGAACATACTTCAACGTAGGTGAAGGTGGCTTAAACCCAAAGCTCAACAAATACGCGGATCACCTTGTGCTACAGGTGGCCTCTGGTCGCTTCGGAGTCCACAAGGGGTACTTGGACGCAGGCGCAGCAGTGGAGATCAAAATCGGTCAGGGTGCGAAACCCGGTATCGGCGGCCACCTCCCCGGAGAGAAAGTGACCGAGGAGATATCTGCTACAAGAATGATACCGCAGGGAACAGACGCCCTCTCACCGGCACCTCACCACGACATCTACTCAATCGAGGATTTGTCACAACTAATATCCGCTATCAAAGAGGCAACCGACTACTCCAAACCTGTTATCGTCAAGATCGCGGCGGTGCACAACTCCGCAGCTATCGCGAGCGGCATAGTCAGAGCCGGCGCAGACATCATCGCCATAGACGGAATGAGAGGCGCAACAGGCGCAGCACCCCAAGTGATCCGAGACAACGTCGGCATCCCGATAGAGATGGCCATAGCCAGCGTAGACTCCCGGCTGAACCAGGAAGGCATCAGAAACAAGGTCTCCCTAATCGCAGGCGGAGGCATCAGGAGCAGCAGCGACGTTGTCAAGGCCATAGCATTAGGCGCTGACGCCTGCTACATCGCAACCGCCGCCCTCATAGCTATGGGCTGCACAGTTTGCCAGAAATGCTACACCGGAAAATGCCCTTGGGGCATCGCTACAATGGATCCGATGATTAGCCGGCGCCTCAATCCCGACATAGCGGCTAAACGGGTGGAGAATCTAATCAGAGGCTGGAGCCTAGAGATCAAGGAGATGCTCGGCGGAATGGGCATCAATTCAGTCGAAAGTCTCCGTGGAAACCGTCATCAACTAAGAGGTGTAGGGCTGACTGAACGGGAGCTTGAGATACTCGGGATAAGGATGGTCGGAAGTTAG
- a CDS encoding metal-sulfur cluster assembly factor, which yields MVEPTRETILEALKGCYDPEIPVNIVDLGLIYNLNIKDGDVSVKMALTAPGCPMGLYIVEQVKQTVMKLKDIKHVDVEIVNTPPWTPDRMTDEGRKALGF from the coding sequence TTGGTCGAACCTACCCGTGAAACAATATTAGAAGCGCTGAAAGGTTGCTACGACCCCGAGATCCCAGTAAACATCGTGGATCTAGGATTAATCTACAATCTAAACATCAAAGACGGAGACGTCTCTGTTAAGATGGCGTTAACTGCTCCCGGCTGCCCAATGGGACTCTACATCGTCGAGCAGGTAAAACAAACGGTGATGAAACTCAAAGACATCAAACACGTTGACGTAGAAATAGTTAACACGCCACCTTGGACACCGGATCGAATGACAGACGAAGGCCGAAAAGCCCTGGGCTTCTAA
- a CDS encoding ABC transporter ATP-binding protein — MASRVSVELRDVWKIYGDTGVTTTALKGVNFKVKRGEFTSIVGPSGSGKSTLLNILGTLDVPTKGKVFIDGVDTSTLNDSQLSRLRSEKIGFIFQSFNLIPRMTALMNVELPLINQGVDGDKRKDRALDKLEKVGLLKKALNTPFQLSGGEQQRVAVARALVTDPALILADEPTGNLDTKNTEVIVNLLKELNRSTGTTFLVITHNPEVSNRTQRIIYLKDGTVEREETPAS; from the coding sequence TTGGCAAGTCGTGTAAGTGTTGAGCTCAGAGATGTCTGGAAGATCTACGGTGACACAGGGGTCACCACTACTGCTCTGAAGGGAGTTAACTTCAAGGTTAAGCGCGGCGAGTTCACCTCAATAGTCGGTCCCTCTGGAAGCGGTAAATCGACGCTTCTCAACATACTCGGCACCCTCGATGTTCCTACTAAAGGGAAGGTTTTCATCGACGGCGTTGACACATCCACTCTTAACGACTCACAGCTCTCACGTCTGAGAAGCGAGAAGATCGGTTTCATCTTTCAATCATTTAACCTGATTCCACGTATGACTGCGCTGATGAACGTCGAGCTACCCCTAATCAATCAAGGCGTTGACGGTGACAAAAGAAAAGATCGGGCTCTCGACAAACTGGAGAAGGTGGGTCTCCTGAAGAAGGCGCTAAATACACCGTTTCAGCTCAGCGGCGGAGAACAGCAACGAGTCGCTGTCGCACGAGCCCTCGTAACCGACCCCGCGCTCATCCTGGCCGATGAGCCCACTGGGAACCTCGATACGAAGAACACCGAGGTAATCGTCAATCTTCTAAAAGAACTGAACCGATCAACTGGCACAACCTTCCTCGTGATCACACACAACCCGGAGGTTTCGAACCGCACACAGAGAATCATATATCTGAAGGACGGAACCGTGGAACGGGAGGAGACACCCGCGTCTTGA
- a CDS encoding pre-peptidase C-terminal domain-containing protein: MKAKSVLTLLTILMIVALSTTSLALLPSSSAASPGDSFDTAIRVTAGRYNNTLLSGDYFYKIDLRTRQTLTLRLDIPEGSNYNLFLYDPNRNLLSSSSQPGSLSETIRLSANTTGTYYVKVSGTRLSGTGVYYLTALVTDFEVTGADWGAGALRPEAGPGDVGVPLQITVRNGGDYAAENLVATVKLPNEFSNSTGGDTVTSHLAAPIPSGQTGLFTFTVNIAGTASIGRHNLAVTLNYDLRTAPATLLNGSPEDLPATIPLLGKVNLAVSIDVQQLTPGETNTVRVQVRNTGSATASGIDVVLATPPSLILIGVDNHLHFEKIAPNQTVEVSVPLQVSSAAAGSLVQLNLAISYTDAYGNVRSTNRSLGFNLAAERTQFQVTDVNWSAAGKPLEIGPGDKGATLNVKVQNLGENPVTGLRGTLYLTSPFSKKLNRDIVSSSYGSTVQPGQFSTFEFVIDVNQNATIGRFQLKMNLGYLLVKDGQPQTTESINLTVPVLLMGKVDLEISQNTATIKPGETNPLSLSIINAGSGSASAVDVSISVPTSLALGGEDNHLFTQTLNQGESIKRNISLFVPLTAAGSTTQLTFAISYRDPYGVDRSITRTISLQVLEIEGAGISVAEVVWGSPNSPVEVNLGDRNVPVTLVVKNVGTQSITGLSAEIRLPQPLMNSTAGSAVTSYFGGAVQPGGTAQLQFKVDINENGNPGLLQLNLSVNYLVVRGELYQPSRQSGLTASLLLKARADVETSIEGTVITAETVNNAVVTVTNTGTSRLADVTVTITPPNTVSLATGSNRVELRDLKPGESRRLQIGLFASASSVGLPLQGTMTWTFRDNYGLQQSKSLAFGVIVKDWSSPITVSTGENVLTVGRVSEPVIEIRNTGDTPVKAVKVVMTLPVTQAGSSPLTLISGSNEWFFDTIGGRGSVTLKPKILPTLTTADNSYQVNLSINFQDSQGVSHRESKSISFIARGSADMSILEVNISPPKAAPATTVTVSGTLLNKGSTSALYTRMNAKTSDYISPSPAGGTYLGEVSPNAPFAFSLPLNISGSTPVGDYKVPLVFRYEDEYGKNYTFTREISIPVEASSAPNGGSNGSKSTSGSSNLLNLAAENWLYILAMLVAVVLIFVLARRRRVSGRVRERIAAATEES, encoded by the coding sequence TTGAAAGCCAAAAGCGTTTTAACACTTCTAACAATTTTGATGATTGTCGCTCTATCAACAACATCCCTAGCGCTTCTTCCAAGCAGCAGCGCCGCCTCGCCAGGAGACAGCTTCGACACCGCCATCCGAGTTACCGCAGGCCGCTACAACAACACCCTGCTGAGCGGCGATTACTTCTACAAGATCGATCTACGGACTAGGCAAACCCTCACCCTCAGACTGGATATACCTGAAGGATCAAACTACAACCTCTTCCTTTACGACCCGAACCGGAACCTGCTTAGCTCATCCAGCCAACCCGGTTCTCTCAGCGAAACAATCAGGTTAAGCGCAAATACAACTGGAACATACTACGTCAAGGTCAGCGGTACACGTCTCTCAGGCACCGGCGTCTACTACCTGACAGCTTTAGTTACCGATTTTGAAGTTACAGGCGCAGACTGGGGTGCCGGGGCACTCCGCCCTGAAGCAGGCCCAGGTGACGTGGGTGTCCCTCTGCAAATCACAGTTAGAAATGGCGGTGACTACGCTGCAGAGAACCTCGTCGCCACCGTGAAACTTCCCAACGAGTTTTCGAACAGCACCGGTGGAGACACAGTCACCTCCCACCTAGCTGCTCCGATACCGTCAGGTCAAACAGGCCTCTTCACCTTCACAGTAAATATTGCTGGAACCGCCTCTATCGGACGGCATAATCTGGCCGTGACTTTAAACTACGATCTGCGCACAGCCCCAGCCACCCTGCTCAACGGTTCACCAGAAGATCTGCCGGCAACTATCCCGCTACTAGGTAAGGTGAATCTTGCCGTCTCCATCGATGTGCAGCAGCTGACACCTGGAGAAACTAATACAGTTAGGGTGCAGGTCAGAAACACCGGCTCAGCCACCGCTTCCGGAATAGATGTGGTTCTCGCCACCCCACCGTCGCTCATCCTAATCGGCGTAGATAATCATCTGCACTTCGAGAAGATAGCGCCTAACCAGACTGTCGAAGTCTCTGTGCCTCTACAAGTATCATCCGCAGCCGCAGGATCCTTGGTGCAGCTCAACCTCGCAATCAGCTATACTGATGCGTACGGCAACGTTAGATCAACGAATCGAAGCCTAGGCTTCAACCTTGCAGCTGAGCGCACCCAGTTTCAGGTAACTGATGTCAACTGGAGTGCAGCTGGAAAACCGCTTGAGATTGGACCGGGCGATAAGGGCGCAACACTGAACGTGAAGGTGCAGAACCTAGGTGAGAACCCTGTAACCGGGTTACGCGGAACCCTGTACTTAACCTCACCATTCAGCAAGAAGCTGAACAGAGACATAGTTTCAAGCTCCTACGGCTCCACCGTCCAACCCGGCCAGTTCAGCACCTTCGAGTTCGTCATCGACGTCAACCAAAACGCTACGATCGGTCGCTTCCAGCTAAAGATGAATCTAGGCTACCTTCTTGTGAAAGATGGGCAGCCCCAGACCACCGAGTCGATTAACCTAACCGTCCCGGTTCTCCTGATGGGCAAAGTCGACCTTGAAATCTCCCAAAACACAGCGACGATAAAACCCGGCGAAACCAACCCACTTTCACTCTCCATAATTAACGCCGGCAGCGGATCAGCCTCAGCGGTGGATGTCAGTATCTCAGTCCCTACCAGCCTTGCACTAGGCGGCGAAGACAACCACCTCTTCACCCAGACCCTTAACCAAGGCGAATCCATCAAACGCAACATATCGCTCTTCGTACCGCTTACAGCCGCAGGATCCACTACACAACTCACCTTCGCAATCAGCTACCGCGACCCCTACGGCGTAGACAGATCCATTACTCGTACAATCAGCCTCCAAGTACTGGAAATAGAAGGAGCAGGCATAAGTGTAGCAGAGGTTGTCTGGGGCTCTCCAAACAGCCCAGTAGAAGTCAACCTAGGCGATAGAAATGTTCCAGTGACACTTGTAGTGAAGAACGTCGGCACACAATCTATCACCGGCCTCTCCGCAGAAATCCGGCTTCCTCAACCCTTGATGAACTCAACTGCCGGCAGCGCAGTCACATCATACTTCGGAGGAGCCGTTCAACCCGGCGGAACAGCTCAGCTACAGTTCAAGGTAGACATCAATGAAAACGGCAATCCCGGTCTACTCCAGCTTAATCTCTCAGTGAACTACTTAGTTGTCAGAGGTGAACTTTACCAACCTTCCCGACAGAGTGGTTTGACTGCTTCCCTATTGCTTAAAGCGCGAGCTGACGTCGAGACAAGTATCGAGGGCACAGTCATCACTGCTGAAACCGTCAACAACGCTGTTGTCACGGTAACAAACACCGGAACCAGCCGATTAGCTGATGTAACGGTCACGATAACGCCGCCGAACACAGTATCACTAGCCACTGGAAGCAACCGGGTGGAGCTCAGAGATCTAAAGCCGGGTGAAAGCAGACGACTTCAGATAGGGCTCTTCGCCTCTGCAAGCTCAGTGGGGCTCCCGCTCCAAGGAACGATGACGTGGACCTTCCGTGATAACTATGGTCTGCAGCAAAGCAAATCGCTCGCCTTCGGGGTAATTGTGAAGGACTGGTCAAGCCCCATCACAGTATCAACCGGCGAAAACGTTCTCACCGTGGGTCGAGTCAGTGAACCGGTGATTGAGATAAGAAACACCGGCGATACCCCCGTTAAAGCAGTCAAGGTGGTTATGACCCTCCCGGTTACGCAGGCCGGCTCCTCTCCTCTCACACTGATATCAGGTTCAAACGAGTGGTTTTTCGACACCATCGGCGGTAGAGGCAGCGTCACACTGAAACCTAAGATACTGCCAACCCTCACAACCGCAGATAACTCTTACCAAGTGAACTTGTCAATCAACTTCCAGGACTCCCAGGGTGTATCACACAGGGAGAGCAAGAGCATCAGCTTCATAGCGAGAGGTTCAGCCGACATGTCGATCCTTGAAGTAAACATCTCTCCACCTAAGGCTGCGCCAGCCACCACCGTCACCGTCTCAGGTACACTTCTGAACAAAGGATCAACATCAGCGCTATACACCCGGATGAACGCGAAGACCTCCGATTACATTTCACCGTCACCAGCTGGAGGCACCTATCTAGGCGAGGTTTCCCCGAACGCCCCCTTCGCATTCAGCCTTCCACTCAACATATCCGGAAGCACCCCTGTAGGCGATTACAAAGTTCCACTTGTCTTCAGATACGAAGACGAATACGGCAAGAACTACACCTTCACAAGGGAAATCTCTATTCCAGTAGAAGCATCATCTGCCCCAAACGGCGGTTCAAACGGCTCCAAAAGCACCTCAGGCTCCTCGAACCTCCTCAACTTAGCAGCCGAAAACTGGCTCTACATCCTAGCCATGTTGGTAGCGGTGGTACTCATATTCGTGCTCGCTAGACGACGGCGAGTCTCAGGCCGAGTTCGAGAACGAATAGCCGCCGCCACTGAAGAATCGTAG
- a CDS encoding FtsX-like permease family protein, whose product MKLTEYFELALGSLMARRTRSVLTILMVVIGASLMTALNGMSAGFGGFINEQASTLGANVLIVSKAPIIESGFGPGSRQASQIMLNDLTVRTISSLEGVKAVIPYYRSAASVTSEGNVQQASILGFPAEKLHLIVPSVKIDEGDFPSGGDQAGVLVGSNVAHPSSLKTGFAVLNHPLKVEYSVVQNTPGGQKVTTKDRVFIVKGILKPTGNMLVDEVIYISPVVANTIFDKESNYDGIYVISSDENRNDAVQQEITDAYHNDISVTSQKAILNVIQQILSGFTTFILAIAGVSMLVGAVGIITTLYTSVMERTREIGILKALGFGNRSVMGLFLSESIAIGILGGTIGIAVGVVLANLLIRAAQFVASDAPLVAPVIRLEDFLLVWSLSVILSCVAGLYPAWRAANLTPVEALRRE is encoded by the coding sequence ATGAAGCTGACTGAGTACTTTGAGCTGGCGTTAGGTTCGCTTATGGCTCGACGAACCAGGTCAGTTCTGACTATATTGATGGTTGTGATTGGGGCCTCTCTTATGACGGCGCTTAACGGTATGAGCGCTGGGTTCGGCGGCTTCATTAATGAGCAGGCCAGCACATTAGGTGCTAACGTTCTGATTGTGAGCAAGGCCCCGATTATTGAGTCGGGTTTTGGCCCGGGTTCTAGGCAAGCATCCCAGATAATGCTAAACGACTTGACGGTCAGAACCATCTCCTCGCTTGAAGGAGTGAAGGCGGTGATTCCGTACTACCGTAGCGCAGCCTCTGTCACCTCAGAAGGTAATGTGCAGCAGGCAAGTATACTCGGCTTTCCGGCAGAGAAGCTGCATCTAATCGTTCCCAGTGTAAAGATCGATGAGGGTGACTTTCCATCCGGTGGAGATCAGGCAGGAGTCCTAGTGGGCAGCAATGTGGCTCATCCCTCAAGCTTGAAAACAGGCTTTGCGGTGCTGAATCACCCGCTTAAAGTAGAGTATTCGGTGGTTCAAAACACTCCTGGTGGCCAGAAGGTTACTACGAAAGATCGCGTTTTCATTGTTAAGGGCATTTTGAAACCGACTGGAAACATGCTTGTAGATGAGGTGATCTACATATCACCTGTTGTGGCTAACACTATCTTCGATAAAGAGAGTAATTATGACGGGATCTATGTGATTAGCAGTGATGAAAACCGCAACGATGCAGTTCAGCAGGAAATCACCGATGCATATCATAACGATATCAGCGTGACTTCTCAGAAGGCGATCCTGAACGTTATACAGCAGATATTGTCAGGATTCACCACATTCATCCTTGCCATAGCCGGCGTCTCAATGCTTGTAGGTGCAGTAGGCATCATAACAACTCTCTACACATCAGTCATGGAGCGAACCAGAGAAATCGGGATATTGAAAGCCCTCGGCTTCGGTAACAGAAGCGTAATGGGACTCTTCCTCAGCGAATCAATAGCAATTGGTATTCTGGGCGGCACAATAGGCATCGCTGTAGGAGTAGTGCTGGCCAATCTCTTAATCAGAGCTGCGCAGTTCGTAGCCTCCGACGCACCTCTCGTGGCTCCAGTAATCAGGCTTGAAGACTTTCTTCTAGTCTGGTCGCTTTCAGTAATTCTAAGCTGCGTAGCTGGTCTCTACCCAGCTTGGAGAGCAGCGAATCTCACCCCGGTCGAAGCGTTACGCAGAGAGTAA
- a CDS encoding glycogen/starch/alpha-glucan phosphorylase: MIISVTPELALDEGYTYAGGLGVLEGDKFYCAAKLGIPYKTFTLFYREGYVDYEFDERGNPRAKPQTQPAEFLKKLSREQDTLSIRLRGEEVKTEILKYKVGNAEAVFFRITEPQWAAKLLNRVYLWENEEDKFLTYAFLAKATAEYIKNYVGVAHVDYLDLQEAYACILPLELKIPGKYRVVVHTAGSWGHPSFPRSYFEREFGYKFISHEVSLTEIGLSTAREAFTVSAKHYDVMSNVIPHHMDKLRYITNGIEIDRWMNPDLKAAFEKGNLTTDLLANVKATNKKRFIKFLKQYKDVDIGDRPIVTWSRRIVPYKRPEFVLKAINEIPSDQVFFVLGGKVHPQDMSGLEYMKAFRRMHQEHENVVYVPNYDVTAAKQVLTAADLLLFTPFSGWEACGTSYMKSGVNGVPILSSHDGGAVELIVDGVNSWFFGRKLKGLVELGGKTADDINAYDYTDFKKQLVNIISMYRNNPEKYYKVALNAVTTFTLRVDMQRTLREYYPDIVKIRHQAM; the protein is encoded by the coding sequence ATGATAATCAGCGTTACACCTGAGCTTGCGCTTGACGAAGGGTACACCTACGCGGGCGGGCTAGGTGTTCTTGAAGGTGATAAGTTCTACTGCGCGGCAAAGCTCGGGATACCATACAAGACATTTACATTGTTCTACCGTGAAGGATACGTCGATTACGAGTTCGACGAGAGAGGAAATCCGAGGGCTAAGCCTCAGACCCAGCCAGCGGAGTTCCTGAAGAAGCTAAGTCGGGAGCAGGATACATTGTCGATTCGGCTTAGAGGCGAAGAGGTGAAGACGGAGATACTCAAATACAAGGTAGGGAATGCTGAAGCGGTCTTTTTCAGAATCACAGAGCCCCAGTGGGCTGCTAAACTGCTGAACCGCGTCTACCTCTGGGAGAACGAGGAGGACAAGTTCCTAACTTACGCTTTCCTAGCAAAGGCAACCGCAGAATACATCAAGAACTATGTAGGAGTGGCCCATGTTGACTATCTCGATCTGCAGGAAGCTTATGCATGCATTCTTCCACTTGAGCTTAAGATACCGGGTAAGTACCGGGTTGTTGTTCACACAGCGGGCTCTTGGGGTCACCCGTCCTTCCCTCGATCGTATTTTGAAAGAGAGTTCGGGTACAAGTTCATCAGCCATGAAGTGTCTTTAACCGAGATAGGCCTGTCCACAGCGAGGGAAGCATTCACAGTATCGGCGAAGCACTACGACGTTATGTCCAATGTTATTCCTCACCACATGGATAAACTTCGCTACATAACCAACGGCATTGAGATTGACCGGTGGATGAATCCTGATCTCAAAGCCGCGTTCGAAAAAGGAAACCTGACCACAGACCTGCTCGCAAACGTAAAGGCGACGAATAAAAAGAGGTTCATCAAATTCCTCAAGCAGTACAAAGATGTAGATATCGGTGACAGACCAATCGTAACATGGAGCAGACGAATAGTGCCGTACAAACGACCCGAATTCGTCCTGAAGGCTATCAACGAGATACCGAGCGACCAAGTCTTTTTCGTACTCGGAGGAAAAGTTCACCCACAGGATATGAGTGGACTAGAATACATGAAGGCCTTTCGAAGAATGCATCAAGAACATGAAAACGTAGTGTACGTACCGAATTACGACGTTACCGCCGCAAAGCAGGTGCTCACAGCAGCGGATCTTCTGCTGTTCACACCGTTCTCAGGATGGGAGGCCTGCGGAACAAGCTACATGAAGTCCGGAGTAAACGGCGTACCCATACTGTCATCGCATGACGGCGGAGCAGTCGAGCTTATAGTTGACGGCGTCAACAGCTGGTTTTTCGGAAGAAAACTCAAAGGCCTAGTCGAGCTAGGCGGCAAAACAGCGGATGATATCAACGCCTACGACTATACCGACTTCAAGAAGCAGCTGGTAAACATCATCTCAATGTACAGGAACAATCCTGAGAAGTACTACAAGGTCGCGTTAAACGCGGTAACCACATTCACATTAAGAGTCGACATGCAGAGAACCCTGAGAGAATACTATCCAGACATCGTCAAGATACGCCATCAAGCAATGTAA
- a CDS encoding PQQ-binding-like beta-propeller repeat protein, with the protein MANSSKSRLTLLSVLAILSFSTFAATFAYAAPQATTAKDWQFPDGNSWAWNYSPETSINKNTAGNLEVKWIFPLEGKAAAGSSMAYIQSQNGGEGSTTPPIVVGGNVFVTTNYMRTYSINAQTGKLNWKYDYSVNLTDVQKRLPVTLSTPPHMHGFRYWAAGNALVINGLDCGIYGIDATTGKKSFAVTDLCKDIPGNLYNYYRNAGYSAVTSQASVGIWDKGNQFIVVLPGGMHSTIYAGDARHVTLGVDITTKQIKWRVFSYPPQDAPTKDWALQECNIGFFKGTIPCSEVAAKAPGNLEWDWAQPNEKPNIYGGVTANWGQSIVDEDTGILYTQTGNQGPYTYVGTTPGPRLYGSTIMAIDMSQGKRIWWSQPFPRDPYDYDCNWSGILADIPTLGKVYMKGCKEGRLNVMDAKTGKSVWMKDVTEDMVKIGSITQAALKEPNQGGIRYHWTDVYSTYDMREMKSPDNSNYCGRPCPVFPAWSNGIFGTDMTYNPDSNTLFHYAIGLQTQILNSPAPVVGQSVSQTKGFPVLNATIMARDASTGNIKWTYFYGDQQRASMLTTPDLLITGFSDGHLRVFDQGTGKILNDVNVGSDMHVGITTGQDSTGNQLIFTILGSGPGQTAIRPVTSGTVVAIGLSKATAQTQVSTVTTTQTTTQSTTVTSTSASISTVTTTAQAQTTTVTSSAPAQTTTVVSSVTQTSGLPSEVTYAAIAVAVIAVIAAAVLVMRKK; encoded by the coding sequence ATGGCAAATAGTAGTAAATCTCGACTAACACTACTGTCTGTACTAGCCATTCTTTCATTCAGCACATTCGCAGCCACATTCGCATATGCAGCGCCCCAAGCGACCACCGCAAAAGACTGGCAGTTCCCAGACGGCAACAGCTGGGCATGGAATTACAGCCCAGAAACCTCGATCAACAAGAACACCGCAGGCAACCTTGAAGTCAAGTGGATCTTCCCACTTGAGGGCAAGGCCGCCGCTGGATCAAGTATGGCGTATATCCAGTCTCAGAACGGCGGCGAAGGCTCAACCACACCACCAATCGTGGTGGGCGGAAACGTCTTCGTAACAACAAACTACATGAGAACCTATTCAATAAACGCCCAGACAGGTAAGCTGAACTGGAAGTACGACTACTCAGTCAACCTGACTGATGTCCAGAAGCGCCTACCAGTTACACTCAGCACTCCACCTCACATGCACGGCTTCAGATACTGGGCGGCAGGAAATGCACTGGTAATTAACGGCCTTGACTGCGGTATCTACGGTATCGATGCCACAACAGGCAAGAAGAGCTTCGCAGTCACCGACCTCTGCAAGGACATACCTGGAAACCTTTACAACTACTATCGCAACGCAGGCTACTCAGCTGTAACTAGCCAAGCCAGCGTAGGAATTTGGGACAAAGGCAACCAATTCATTGTCGTGCTACCTGGTGGAATGCACTCAACAATCTACGCAGGTGATGCACGCCACGTAACTCTCGGAGTCGACATAACTACCAAACAGATCAAGTGGCGAGTATTCAGCTACCCACCCCAAGACGCACCCACTAAAGACTGGGCACTACAAGAGTGCAATATTGGCTTCTTCAAAGGTACAATCCCATGCAGCGAAGTAGCAGCGAAGGCTCCCGGAAACCTTGAGTGGGACTGGGCTCAGCCTAACGAGAAACCAAACATCTACGGAGGAGTCACAGCTAACTGGGGGCAATCAATAGTTGATGAAGATACAGGCATCCTATACACCCAGACAGGCAACCAAGGACCATACACATACGTAGGAACAACACCTGGACCAAGACTTTACGGCAGCACCATCATGGCTATCGACATGTCTCAAGGTAAACGCATATGGTGGAGCCAGCCGTTCCCGCGCGATCCTTACGACTATGACTGCAACTGGAGCGGAATATTGGCAGATATCCCAACTCTAGGCAAGGTCTACATGAAGGGATGTAAGGAAGGAAGACTCAACGTAATGGATGCAAAGACAGGCAAATCAGTCTGGATGAAAGACGTAACTGAAGATATGGTGAAAATAGGTTCAATAACTCAAGCAGCTCTCAAGGAGCCCAACCAAGGCGGTATCCGGTATCACTGGACAGATGTATACAGCACCTACGACATGAGGGAAATGAAGTCACCCGACAACAGCAACTACTGTGGAAGACCGTGTCCGGTGTTCCCAGCTTGGAGCAACGGTATTTTCGGCACAGACATGACATACAACCCAGACTCTAACACCCTGTTCCACTACGCGATTGGGCTTCAGACACAAATTCTGAACTCTCCTGCACCCGTAGTAGGTCAAAGTGTCAGCCAGACCAAAGGATTCCCAGTATTGAACGCCACAATCATGGCTAGAGACGCATCTACAGGTAATATCAAGTGGACCTACTTCTACGGAGACCAGCAGCGCGCTTCGATGCTTACTACACCCGATCTGCTTATCACAGGCTTCTCAGACGGTCACCTGAGGGTCTTCGACCAAGGCACAGGCAAGATACTGAACGACGTTAACGTCGGCTCAGACATGCACGTAGGCATTACAACAGGACAAGACTCAACTGGCAACCAGCTAATCTTCACAATACTCGGATCAGGACCGGGTCAAACAGCCATCCGACCAGTCACTTCAGGCACCGTAGTCGCCATAGGACTATCCAAAGCGACGGCCCAAACACAAGTATCAACAGTTACAACCACACAGACCACAACCCAGAGCACAACCGTAACATCAACTTCAGCCTCAATATCCACAGTCACAACAACCGCTCAAGCACAGACCACTACTGTGACCTCAAGTGCACCAGCTCAAACCACTACAGTAGTCTCTTCAGTCACACAGACCAGCGGGTTGCCTTCAGAAGTAACCTACGCAGCAATAGCAGTTGCTGTTATAGCTGTAATAGCAGCAGCGGTACTAGTAATGAGAAAGAAGTAG